A stretch of the Streptomyces sp. WMMB303 genome encodes the following:
- a CDS encoding beta-ketoacyl synthase N-terminal-like domain-containing protein, with protein MTSTEFRSVVDRYLTAGPAAAAEPPPAPTSALDIAVVGMAGRFPGADDIRTFWENLAAGRKSVGELPAEILGEGARGYRWGGVIADRDCFDPEFFGIDPREADSMNLHQRLLLQEAWHAVEDAGIDPFSLYGSDTGMFVGAEPAGYLHESFTGASDALVAARLSYFLDWHGPALVVNTACSSSVVALHMACRSLLAGDCGIALAGGANVGLDQSSLNLLADMGVLSPSGECRTFDNSANGTVFAEGVAVLVLKRLADAEAAGDDIRGVIRATGVNHDGASNGLTAPNGPAQEKLVETVYRRHGIDTSRVGYVEAHGTGTVLGDPVEAGALARAFSRQRPNPDGCVLGSAKANVGHTGAAAGAIGLVKVLLSMRNERFPGMPTFRTLNPMIKLDGSGITVDAVGRPWPATPGAPRLAAVNSMGHSGTNAHLVVEEYQPAPRPAAGVRAPGPVAVPLSARDRERLGVLAAELADHLERVRTTGAESGQDTLRRLIADLLGIDPGGLRGDRNLEDHGAEPHQLAQLANLLARQTGRQVTVDTLYESPSVDSLVASLAPAARPDEGQPVWAAPTLADVAATLQQGRAALDERAVVVAGSVPELVAALRALAAGRPTAETAVGRARTGAPRATGGTQAELAAAWCRGAEVSWPATDGRRVSLPGYPFARTRHGRDRLAPRPSAATAAARPQPAGQPGPAPRPAAEPRTAPAPAPAASVAPAEPVAPAEPVAPAATVAPAEPSVPAAPASATAAPAAPVPPAAPAGTAYAPADIVPSAAAGPGGLREDVALWLTRVIAEEVGVDPAAVDRWERFDAFGVDSVVRTRVNQYLAQRFPAASRTLLFEFPTIDEVADLLTTDFPADCRTALLDADAAPGEPLPGGAGVVAVESAVESAGVPSGVVGAPVSGGGDVVGWLSGVVGEEAGVAVGEVDPWRSWDAFGIDSVVRTRVNHRIAEVFPDASRTLLFEFGCVAEVAESLAADFPVDAGALPGGAGVVAVESAVESAGVPSGVVGAPVSGGGDVVGWLSGVVGEEAGVAVGEVDPWRSWDAFGIDSVVRTRVNHRIAEVFPDASRTLLFEFGCVAEVAESLAADFPVDAGALPGTPAGVAPTAGGAPAPPAEPIPEWPAEPAWAAPFPAREIGFSASRVLLHPEADPDDTRLVREHQAELLDVLLRGEDLDRVGGLFDLHGAQGAAGLRLAARHRALRVHLRTADPAQAEAAARTAKEYGLDTRVTVAHTDPATTHEVALDIEGSHLVADKAAYLARIAAALPEGGRLLLADFLAVGSERTDPGLGIRLPTPEQWADQLADAGFVLDDAVDASARVGHFLADFDVDQHTAGLDPRAKDRWRFHTDLAVPLERGTAAYLLLRLRKDSTAGPAAGRAGNRARIAAATPYAEAVNR; from the coding sequence GGTCGGGATGGCGGGCAGGTTCCCCGGGGCCGACGACATCCGCACGTTCTGGGAGAATCTGGCCGCGGGGCGCAAGAGCGTCGGCGAACTGCCCGCGGAGATCCTCGGCGAGGGTGCCCGGGGCTACCGCTGGGGCGGGGTGATCGCCGACCGGGACTGCTTCGACCCGGAGTTCTTCGGGATCGACCCGCGGGAGGCCGATTCCATGAACCTGCATCAGCGGCTGCTGCTGCAGGAGGCGTGGCACGCCGTCGAGGACGCGGGCATCGACCCGTTCTCGCTCTACGGCTCCGACACCGGGATGTTCGTGGGCGCCGAGCCCGCCGGGTATCTGCACGAGTCGTTCACCGGCGCCTCCGACGCGCTGGTCGCGGCCCGGCTCTCCTACTTCCTCGACTGGCACGGCCCGGCGCTGGTCGTCAACACCGCCTGTTCCTCGTCCGTGGTCGCCCTCCACATGGCCTGCCGCAGCCTGCTGGCCGGCGACTGCGGGATCGCGCTGGCGGGCGGCGCCAACGTGGGCCTGGACCAGAGTTCGCTGAACCTGCTCGCGGACATGGGGGTGCTCTCGCCGTCCGGTGAGTGCCGCACCTTCGACAACTCCGCCAACGGCACCGTCTTCGCCGAGGGGGTGGCGGTGCTCGTGCTCAAGCGGCTCGCCGACGCCGAAGCGGCGGGCGACGACATCCGCGGCGTCATCCGCGCCACCGGCGTCAACCACGACGGCGCCAGCAACGGACTCACCGCGCCGAACGGGCCGGCCCAGGAGAAGCTGGTCGAGACGGTGTACCGGCGGCACGGCATCGACACCTCCCGGGTCGGATACGTCGAGGCGCACGGCACCGGCACCGTGCTCGGCGACCCGGTGGAGGCCGGAGCGCTGGCCCGCGCGTTCAGCAGGCAGCGGCCGAACCCGGACGGGTGCGTGCTCGGCAGCGCCAAGGCGAACGTCGGCCACACCGGCGCGGCCGCGGGCGCCATCGGTCTGGTGAAGGTGCTGCTGAGCATGCGCAACGAGCGCTTCCCCGGCATGCCCACCTTCCGCACCCTCAATCCGATGATCAAGCTGGACGGTTCGGGCATCACCGTCGACGCCGTCGGCAGGCCGTGGCCCGCGACCCCCGGCGCGCCGCGGCTCGCGGCGGTCAACTCGATGGGACACAGCGGCACCAACGCGCACCTGGTGGTGGAGGAGTACCAGCCCGCACCGCGTCCGGCGGCCGGGGTCCGCGCACCGGGCCCGGTGGCGGTACCGCTCTCGGCCCGCGACCGCGAGCGGCTCGGCGTACTGGCCGCGGAACTGGCCGACCATCTCGAACGGGTCCGCACGACAGGCGCGGAGAGCGGCCAGGACACCCTCCGTCGGCTCATCGCCGACCTGCTGGGAATCGACCCCGGCGGCCTGCGCGGCGACCGGAATCTGGAGGACCACGGCGCCGAGCCCCATCAGCTCGCCCAACTGGCCAATCTGCTGGCCCGGCAGACCGGCCGTCAGGTGACCGTCGACACGCTCTACGAGTCGCCGTCCGTGGACAGCCTGGTCGCCTCGCTGGCCCCGGCCGCCCGGCCGGACGAGGGGCAGCCGGTGTGGGCGGCGCCGACGCTCGCCGACGTGGCGGCCACCCTTCAGCAGGGGCGCGCGGCGCTGGACGAGCGGGCCGTCGTGGTGGCCGGTTCGGTGCCCGAACTGGTGGCGGCGCTCCGGGCGCTCGCGGCCGGCCGCCCCACTGCCGAAACGGCAGTCGGCCGGGCCCGCACCGGGGCGCCCCGCGCGACCGGCGGCACCCAGGCGGAGCTGGCCGCGGCCTGGTGCCGGGGCGCCGAGGTCTCCTGGCCCGCCACCGACGGCCGCCGGGTCTCGCTTCCCGGTTATCCGTTCGCGCGCACCCGGCACGGCAGGGACCGGCTGGCCCCCCGCCCGTCCGCCGCGACGGCCGCCGCACGCCCGCAGCCCGCCGGGCAGCCGGGCCCCGCGCCGCGGCCGGCCGCCGAGCCCCGGACCGCCCCGGCGCCGGCCCCAGCCGCGTCGGTCGCTCCCGCTGAGCCGGTCGCTCCCGCTGAGCCGGTCGCTCCCGCCGCGACCGTGGCTCCTGCCGAGCCGTCAGTCCCGGCGGCGCCGGCATCTGCGACGGCGGCCCCTGCGGCTCCGGTGCCCCCCGCCGCCCCCGCCGGGACGGCATACGCACCGGCGGACATCGTGCCGTCGGCCGCTGCCGGGCCCGGTGGGCTGCGTGAGGACGTGGCGCTGTGGCTGACCCGGGTGATCGCCGAGGAGGTGGGTGTCGACCCGGCGGCTGTCGACCGCTGGGAGCGGTTCGACGCGTTCGGCGTGGACTCGGTGGTCCGGACCCGGGTGAACCAGTACCTCGCCCAGCGGTTCCCGGCCGCGTCCCGGACCCTGTTGTTCGAGTTCCCCACCATCGACGAGGTTGCCGACCTGCTGACCACGGACTTCCCCGCCGACTGCCGGACCGCCCTGCTCGACGCGGACGCGGCTCCGGGAGAGCCGCTCCCCGGTGGTGCGGGGGTGGTGGCGGTGGAGTCGGCGGTGGAGTCGGCTGGGGTGCCGTCGGGGGTTGTGGGTGCTCCGGTGTCTGGTGGGGGCGATGTGGTGGGTTGGTTGTCGGGTGTGGTGGGGGAAGAGGCCGGGGTCGCGGTGGGGGAGGTGGATCCGTGGCGGTCGTGGGATGCGTTCGGGATTGATTCGGTGGTGCGTACGCGGGTGAATCACCGGATCGCCGAGGTGTTTCCGGATGCGTCGCGGACGTTGTTGTTCGAGTTCGGTTGTGTGGCGGAGGTGGCCGAGAGTCTCGCGGCGGACTTCCCGGTCGACGCCGGCGCGCTCCCCGGTGGTGCGGGGGTGGTGGCGGTGGAGTCGGCGGTGGAGTCGGCTGGGGTGCCGTCGGGGGTTGTGGGTGCTCCGGTGTCTGGTGGGGGCGATGTGGTGGGTTGGTTGTCGGGTGTGGTGGGGGAAGAGGCCGGGGTCGCGGTGGGGGAGGTGGATCCGTGGCGGTCGTGGGATGCGTTCGGGATTGATTCGGTGGTGCGTACGCGGGTGAATCACCGGATCGCCGAGGTGTTTCCGGATGCGTCGCGGACGTTGTTGTTCGAGTTCGGTTGTGTGGCGGAGGTGGCCGAGAGCCTGGCGGCGGACTTCCCGGTCGACGCCGGCGCGCTCCCCGGTACCCCGGCCGGCGTCGCCCCGACAGCCGGCGGCGCCCCGGCACCGCCCGCCGAGCCGATACCCGAGTGGCCCGCCGAACCGGCCTGGGCCGCGCCGTTCCCGGCCCGCGAGATCGGGTTCTCCGCCAGCCGGGTGCTGCTCCACCCGGAGGCCGACCCCGACGACACCCGACTGGTGCGCGAGCACCAGGCCGAACTGCTCGACGTGCTGCTCCGCGGCGAAGACCTCGACCGGGTCGGCGGACTGTTCGACCTGCACGGCGCACAGGGCGCCGCCGGACTGCGCCTCGCGGCCCGCCACCGCGCCCTGCGCGTGCACCTCCGCACCGCCGACCCGGCGCAGGCCGAGGCCGCGGCCCGGACGGCCAAGGAGTACGGCCTCGACACGAGGGTCACCGTCGCGCACACCGACCCCGCGACCACGCACGAGGTGGCGCTGGACATCGAGGGCAGCCACCTGGTCGCCGACAAGGCCGCGTACCTGGCCCGGATCGCCGCCGCGCTGCCGGAGGGCGGCAGGCTGCTGCTGGCCGACTTCCTGGCCGTCGGCAGCGAGCGGACCGACCCGGGGCTGGGCATCCGGCTCCCGACCCCGGAACAGTGGGCCGACCAGCTCGCCGACGCCGGGTTCGTGCTCGACGACGCGGTCGACGCGAGCGCCCGCGTCGGACACTTCCTCGCCGACTTCGACGTCGACCAGCACACCGCCGGCCTCGACCCCCGGGCCAAGGACCGGTGGCGGTTCCACACCGACCTGGCCGTGCCGCTGGAGCGCGGTACGGCGGCGTATCTGCTGCTGCGGCTGCGCAAGGACAGCACGGCCGGACCGGCGGCCGGGCGCGCGGGCAACCGCGCCCGGATCGCCGCGGCCACCCCCTACGCCGAGGCGGTGAACCGTTGA